A window of the Sphaerobacter thermophilus DSM 20745 genome harbors these coding sequences:
- a CDS encoding winged helix DNA-binding domain-containing protein, with amino-acid sequence MTSPTLGRLRLYSQRITGPAFADPAEVVRWLGAIQAQEYQQALWAIGVRTQGVTLADVEQALAEGRIVRTWPMRGTLHFVPAEDAHWMLMLTASRAVARHRGRLAQLELDDETLACAADVFRAALAGGRRLSRPAMLQVLEGAGIRTEGQRGYHILWYLSHTGVLCPGPLDGRTQTFVLLDEWVPQSRDLSREEALATLAGRYFASHGPATVHDFAWWSGLTVADARAGLAAVQADLTPIEVDGTTYWMAADTPREVADEPVGIVLLPGFDEYLLGYKDRSAVLPKEHVDGVVPGQNGMFLPMVVVDGQVVGTWRRQVKKTTVEVTFNPFVPGDEVDAWAGEPAERYGAFLGLPVTAGG; translated from the coding sequence ATGACCAGTCCCACTCTGGGCCGGCTCCGGCTCTACAGTCAGCGCATCACGGGGCCGGCATTCGCCGATCCCGCTGAGGTGGTGCGCTGGCTGGGCGCGATCCAGGCACAGGAGTACCAGCAGGCACTCTGGGCGATCGGCGTGCGCACGCAGGGGGTGACCCTGGCCGATGTCGAGCAGGCCCTGGCAGAGGGACGGATCGTCCGCACCTGGCCGATGCGCGGCACGCTCCACTTCGTGCCGGCGGAGGATGCCCACTGGATGCTCATGCTGACCGCGTCGCGGGCGGTGGCACGGCACCGCGGGCGGCTGGCGCAGCTCGAGTTGGATGACGAGACCCTGGCGTGCGCGGCGGACGTGTTCCGCGCCGCGCTGGCGGGCGGCCGGCGCCTCTCGCGCCCGGCGATGTTGCAGGTGCTGGAAGGCGCCGGGATCCGCACGGAAGGGCAGCGCGGCTACCATATCCTCTGGTACCTGTCGCACACCGGGGTGCTCTGCCCGGGGCCGTTGGACGGCCGGACGCAGACGTTCGTGCTGCTGGACGAGTGGGTGCCGCAATCGCGGGACCTCTCCCGCGAGGAGGCACTGGCCACCCTTGCCGGGCGCTACTTCGCCAGCCACGGCCCGGCCACCGTCCACGACTTCGCCTGGTGGTCCGGCCTCACCGTCGCCGACGCGCGGGCCGGTCTGGCGGCGGTGCAGGCGGACCTCACACCGATCGAGGTTGACGGCACGACATACTGGATGGCGGCCGACACCCCGCGCGAGGTGGCGGATGAACCGGTCGGCATCGTCCTCCTGCCGGGCTTCGACGAGTACCTGCTCGGCTACAAGGACCGGAGCGCTGTGCTGCCGAAGGAGCACGTCGATGGGGTGGTCCCCGGCCAGAACGGGATGTTCCTGCCGATGGTCGTCGTCGATGGGCAGGTCGTCGGCACGTGGCGGCGACAGGTGAAGAAGACCACGGTCGAGGTGACGTTCAACCCCTTCGTGCCCGGGGATGAGGTGGATGCGTGGGCCGGTGAGCCGGCCGAGCGCTACGGGGCGTTCCTCGGGCTGCCGGTCACGGCCGGCGGGTAG
- a CDS encoding ABC transporter permease, producing the protein MGAYILRRIVSLIPVLLLVSIVAFALMHLTPGDPVAGILGEDATAEEIERVRQQLGLDRPIYEQYIVWLWNAVRGDLAEASLSFLGVGSSPEVPSWGNMLNEARQHMRRLPGLALYPGLAIMLTVLSLNLLGDGLRDVLDPHVRDDRGAGV; encoded by the coding sequence ATGGGGGCGTACATCCTTCGGCGAATCGTATCGTTGATCCCGGTGCTCCTGCTTGTCAGCATCGTCGCATTCGCGCTGATGCACCTGACACCGGGCGACCCAGTGGCGGGAATTCTGGGTGAGGATGCAACGGCCGAGGAGATCGAGCGCGTCCGTCAGCAACTCGGACTGGATCGCCCCATCTACGAGCAATACATCGTCTGGCTCTGGAACGCGGTGCGGGGGGATCTGGCCGAGGCGTCGCTCAGTTTCCTCGGCGTAGGGAGTTCGCCGGAGGTGCCGAGTTGGGGCAACATGCTGAACGAGGCGCGCCAGCATATGCGCCGGCTGCCGGGGCTGGCCCTCTATCCCGGTCTCGCGATCATGCTGACGGTGCTCTCGCTCAATCTCCTGGGAGACGGCCTACGCGACGTCCTCGACCCGCACGTTCGCGACGACCGCGGCGCGGGCGTGTAG
- a CDS encoding mannosyltransferase family protein: MTLTQPRQAQTARRARTATRARRRGWAVLLESDLRVPLAASVVHLVLVLTFVGIASTWADSLPVVPAVGYYLQPMTGLAHTFLEPLRNWDGFWYTLIAERGYGVHPATAAFWPLYPLLLRWGYVFTGWTAPVIGLIISNVAFVGALIVLYRLIRIDYGDRVAGRAIWLLALFPTAFYFSAVYTESLFLLLTVSSVYCGRTERWGRAALLGALAAVTRNTGVLLLVPLLLLLVKQHGWNPRRWWPIGAQLALIGMAPLVFLWHLNQVWGDPLVTLHAQSEWARYQAMPWETMRVALEKLDLSWLSQLNAHPTWQTLTSSYFRWRFAESQAYDVFITLLFLPLCVYTLLKLRPAYSLYATIAFLLPMLSPSEVHPLMSIPRFVIVLFPFFIALALLLRNRVLYGAVLVLSVVQFAALLIQFSTWFWVA; the protein is encoded by the coding sequence ATGACGCTGACCCAACCCCGGCAGGCGCAGACGGCACGGCGGGCACGAACCGCGACACGTGCCCGGCGACGCGGATGGGCGGTACTGCTCGAGAGCGACCTGCGGGTCCCCCTGGCAGCTTCGGTGGTGCATCTGGTCCTCGTTCTCACCTTCGTGGGGATCGCCTCAACCTGGGCGGACTCCCTGCCCGTCGTCCCGGCGGTCGGCTACTACCTCCAGCCGATGACCGGCCTGGCGCACACGTTCCTCGAGCCACTGCGCAACTGGGACGGCTTCTGGTACACCCTGATCGCCGAGCGCGGCTACGGCGTCCACCCCGCGACGGCCGCCTTCTGGCCGCTCTACCCGCTGCTGCTCCGCTGGGGCTATGTGTTCACGGGCTGGACCGCGCCCGTCATCGGGCTGATCATCTCCAACGTCGCGTTCGTCGGCGCGCTGATCGTGCTCTACCGGCTGATTCGCATCGACTACGGTGACCGCGTCGCGGGACGCGCGATCTGGCTGCTGGCCCTCTTCCCTACGGCGTTCTACTTCTCGGCGGTCTACACCGAGTCGCTCTTCCTCCTGCTGACCGTCAGTTCCGTCTACTGCGGACGCACCGAGCGCTGGGGCCGGGCGGCACTCCTCGGGGCGCTGGCAGCGGTGACGCGCAACACCGGGGTGTTGTTGCTGGTGCCGCTGCTCCTGCTGCTGGTCAAGCAGCACGGCTGGAACCCGCGTCGCTGGTGGCCGATCGGGGCACAACTGGCACTCATCGGCATGGCACCGCTGGTGTTCCTCTGGCACCTGAACCAGGTCTGGGGCGACCCGCTGGTGACGCTCCACGCGCAGTCGGAGTGGGCTCGCTACCAGGCCATGCCCTGGGAGACGATGCGCGTGGCCCTGGAAAAGCTCGACCTCTCCTGGCTCAGCCAGCTCAACGCTCACCCGACCTGGCAGACGCTCACCTCCTCCTATTTCCGCTGGCGCTTCGCGGAGAGCCAGGCGTACGACGTGTTCATCACCCTGCTCTTCCTGCCGCTGTGCGTCTACACGCTGCTCAAGCTTCGCCCGGCCTACAGCCTGTACGCCACGATCGCCTTCCTGTTGCCGATGCTGAGTCCCTCCGAAGTCCACCCGCTGATGTCGATCCCGCGGTTCGTGATCGTGCTCTTCCCCTTCTTCATCGCGCTGGCGCTGCTGCTGCGCAACCGCGTCCTCTACGGTGCAGTGCTTGTGCTCTCGGTCGTCCAGTTCGCCGCCTTGCTGATCCAGTTCAGCACCTGGTTCTGGGTGGCGTAG
- a CDS encoding YebC/PmpR family DNA-binding transcriptional regulator: MAGHSKWAQIKRQKAAADFKKGATFSKIAREIHVAVREGGPNPDANLRLRMALERAKREGMPNDTIERAIAKASGAGADAENYETVIYEGYGPGGVAVLAVALTDNRNRTASEVRHAFSRHNGTLGETGCVAWQFETVGQIVISADGVDADEVALLAIDAGATDVETENGEIIITTDPSELGDVTERLKEAGLTIQAAEIQRVPQASVDVDGSQAQATLKLLEALEDLDDVQAVYTNANFPAEVTGAA, from the coding sequence ATGGCAGGCCACTCAAAGTGGGCACAGATCAAGCGACAAAAGGCGGCGGCCGACTTCAAGAAGGGCGCGACCTTCAGCAAGATCGCGCGCGAGATCCACGTCGCCGTCCGTGAGGGGGGGCCAAATCCGGACGCCAACCTCCGTCTGCGGATGGCGTTGGAGCGTGCGAAGCGTGAGGGGATGCCCAACGACACGATCGAACGCGCAATCGCCAAGGCGAGCGGGGCCGGTGCCGATGCTGAGAACTACGAGACGGTCATCTATGAGGGCTATGGCCCGGGCGGGGTCGCCGTGCTGGCTGTGGCGCTGACTGACAACCGTAACCGCACCGCGTCGGAGGTACGGCACGCCTTCTCCCGCCACAACGGCACGCTCGGAGAGACCGGCTGCGTCGCCTGGCAGTTCGAAACAGTGGGGCAGATCGTGATCTCGGCTGACGGGGTCGACGCGGACGAGGTCGCGCTCCTGGCGATCGACGCTGGCGCCACCGACGTCGAGACGGAGAACGGCGAGATCATCATCACCACCGACCCGTCGGAACTGGGGGATGTGACCGAGCGGCTGAAGGAGGCCGGGTTGACCATCCAGGCGGCCGAGATTCAGCGCGTGCCGCAGGCGTCGGTCGATGTTGACGGCTCCCAGGCGCAGGCGACGCTGAAGCTCCTCGAGGCGCTTGAGGACCTGGACGACGTGCAGGCGGTCTATACCAACGCCAACTTCCCCGCTGAGGTCACCGGCGCCGCGTAG